The following are encoded together in the Streptomyces sp. NBC_00358 genome:
- a CDS encoding NADP-dependent oxidoreductase, which translates to MSTVNTMRAISQNVLGGPEVLEEVTLERPAPRANEILVRVRAAGVNPTDWKHRETGGFLGEPPFVLGWDVSGVVEATGIGVAHVKPGDEVFGMLPYPYGHGSHAEYVTGPARAFTLKPSVIDHTQAAALPLVSLTAWQALTERADVRPGQRVLIHAAAGGVGHVAVQIAKSLGAYVIGTASAGKHDFLRSIGVDEPIDYTAVDFTEAVRDADVVLDTIGGETGLRSLRVLRPGGVVVSILPVGTDEFYEEAERLGVRAVRMLVDADQTGMKAVADLVEKGALRPTIAETFPLADAAKAHALGDTGRTAGKLVLVVD; encoded by the coding sequence ATGAGCACTGTGAACACCATGCGAGCCATCAGCCAGAACGTCCTCGGCGGTCCCGAGGTCCTTGAGGAAGTGACCCTGGAGCGGCCCGCGCCGCGAGCGAACGAGATCCTGGTCCGGGTACGGGCCGCCGGGGTCAACCCGACCGACTGGAAGCACCGCGAGACCGGCGGATTCCTCGGCGAACCGCCGTTCGTCCTGGGCTGGGACGTCTCCGGCGTGGTCGAGGCGACCGGGATCGGCGTCGCCCACGTCAAGCCCGGGGACGAGGTCTTCGGCATGCTGCCCTACCCCTACGGCCACGGATCGCACGCCGAGTACGTGACCGGTCCGGCCCGCGCCTTCACCCTGAAGCCGTCCGTGATCGACCACACGCAGGCCGCCGCGCTCCCGCTGGTCTCCCTGACCGCGTGGCAGGCGCTGACCGAGCGGGCCGACGTGCGGCCGGGGCAGCGGGTGCTGATCCACGCGGCGGCGGGCGGGGTCGGGCATGTGGCCGTGCAGATCGCGAAGAGCCTCGGCGCGTATGTGATCGGCACCGCGAGCGCGGGCAAGCACGACTTCCTGCGGTCCATCGGCGTCGACGAGCCGATCGACTACACCGCCGTCGACTTCACCGAGGCCGTGCGCGATGCCGACGTCGTACTGGACACGATCGGCGGCGAGACCGGACTGCGCTCGCTGCGCGTGCTGCGCCCCGGCGGCGTGGTCGTCTCGATCCTGCCGGTCGGGACCGACGAGTTCTACGAGGAGGCCGAGCGGCTCGGGGTCCGCGCGGTGCGGATGCTCGTCGACGCCGACCAGACCGGGATGAAGGCGGTCGCGGACCTCGTCGAGAAGGGGGCGCTGCGCCCCACGATCGCCGAGACCTTCCCGCTGGCCGACGCCGCCAAGGCACATGCCCTGGGCGACACCGGCCGGACGGCGGGAAAGCTCGTCCTGGTGGTCGACTGA
- a CDS encoding anti-sigma factor antagonist (This anti-anti-sigma factor, or anti-sigma factor antagonist, belongs to a family that includes characterized members SpoIIAA, RsbV, RsfA, and RsfB.) — protein sequence MASHPAPSTRHLRIHHDQGHVVLELHGEIDLLTATEVTPLLDSVTSGPAPQVVIDLRCVEFFDCSGLRLLYRARRRVLERGGRLRLVCTHPLTLRMFRLTGLSRVLPPSASLEEALSRPEATSDAL from the coding sequence GTGGCGAGCCACCCCGCACCGTCCACCAGGCATCTGCGCATCCACCATGACCAGGGTCACGTGGTGCTGGAGCTGCACGGGGAGATCGACCTGCTCACGGCGACGGAGGTCACCCCGCTCCTGGACTCGGTGACCTCCGGCCCGGCACCGCAGGTCGTGATCGACCTGCGGTGCGTGGAGTTCTTCGACTGCTCGGGCCTGCGCCTGCTCTACCGTGCCAGGCGCCGCGTCCTGGAACGGGGCGGCCGGCTGCGGCTGGTCTGCACCCATCCGCTGACGCTGCGCATGTTCCGGCTGACCGGCCTCTCTCGGGTGCTGCCGCCGTCGGCCTCGCTGGAAGAGGCGCTGAGCCGCCCGGAGGCCACTTCGGACGCGCTCTGA
- the tuf gene encoding elongation factor Tu, giving the protein MAKARFERTKPHVNIGTIGHIDHGKTTLTAAVTKVLHDRFPDLNPFTPFDQIDKAPEERQRGITISIAHVEYQTENRHYAHVDCPGHADYIKNMITGAAQMDGAILVVAATDGPMPQTKEHVLLARQVGVPYIVVALNKTDMVDDEEILELVELEVRELLSEYEFPGDDVPVVRVSALKALEGDPEWSATILELLAAVDAFVPEPVRDVDRPFLLPIEDVFTITGRGTVVTGRIERGVLKVNSEVEIIGIHEQKTRTTVTGVEMFRKLLDEGRAGENVGLLLRGVKREDVERGQVVIKPGSVTPHTRFEARAYILSKDEGGRHTPFFDNYRPQFYFRTTDVTGVVTLPRGTEMVMPGDNTTMEVQLIQPIAMEEGLKFAIREGGRTVGAGQVTKIRE; this is encoded by the coding sequence GTGGCCAAGGCGAGATTCGAGCGGACCAAGCCGCATGTGAACATCGGCACCATCGGGCACATCGACCACGGCAAGACGACGCTGACGGCCGCCGTCACCAAGGTGCTGCACGACCGGTTCCCTGACCTGAACCCGTTCACGCCCTTCGACCAGATCGACAAGGCGCCCGAGGAACGGCAGCGCGGCATCACGATCTCGATCGCCCATGTCGAGTACCAGACGGAGAACCGGCACTACGCGCACGTCGACTGCCCCGGTCACGCGGACTACATCAAGAACATGATCACGGGCGCCGCGCAGATGGACGGCGCGATCCTCGTGGTCGCGGCGACCGACGGCCCGATGCCGCAGACCAAGGAACACGTCCTGCTGGCCCGGCAGGTGGGCGTGCCGTACATCGTCGTCGCGCTCAACAAGACCGACATGGTGGACGACGAGGAGATCCTGGAGCTCGTCGAGCTCGAAGTGCGCGAGCTGCTCAGCGAGTACGAGTTCCCGGGCGACGACGTCCCGGTCGTGCGGGTCTCCGCGCTGAAGGCGCTGGAGGGCGACCCGGAGTGGAGCGCGACGATCCTCGAACTCCTCGCGGCCGTCGACGCGTTCGTGCCGGAACCGGTGCGTGACGTGGACCGGCCGTTCCTGCTGCCGATCGAGGACGTCTTCACCATCACGGGCCGCGGCACGGTCGTCACCGGCCGGATCGAGCGCGGGGTGCTGAAGGTGAACAGCGAGGTCGAGATCATCGGCATCCACGAGCAGAAGACGCGGACCACGGTCACCGGCGTCGAGATGTTCCGGAAGCTCCTCGACGAGGGCCGGGCGGGCGAGAACGTCGGCCTGCTGCTGCGGGGAGTGAAGCGCGAGGACGTGGAGCGGGGGCAGGTCGTCATCAAGCCGGGTTCGGTGACCCCGCACACCCGGTTCGAGGCGCGCGCCTACATCCTCTCCAAGGACGAGGGCGGCCGGCACACGCCGTTCTTCGACAACTACCGCCCGCAGTTCTACTTCCGTACGACGGACGTGACCGGAGTCGTGACGCTGCCCAGGGGGACGGAGATGGTCATGCCCGGCGACAACACCACCATGGAGGTGCAGTTGATCCAGCCGATCGCGATGGAGGAAGGGCTGAAGTTCGCCATCCGCGAGGGCGGCAGGACGGTCGGCGCCGGGCAGGTCACGAAGATCCGGGAGTAG
- a CDS encoding ribose-phosphate diphosphokinase, which yields MRDIAVFSGSAHPELAAELCAHLGVPLSPTRVSRFANDCLEVQLQANCRERDVFLVQPLVTPVQEHLVELLMMCDAARGASAGRITVVMPHYSYARSDKKDMPRISMGGRLVADLLVAAGASRVLAMTLHSPQVHGFFSVPVDHLHALRELAAHFRSNDLSRTTVVSPDLGNAKEAAAFARLIGAQVAAGAKQRFADDRVSISSVIGEISGRDVIVLDDEIAKGSTVLELLERLRELGPRSIRVACTHGLFAAGALKRLSEQPDVLEIVCTNTVPIPAEEYTEKLSVLSIAPALAEAVRRIHNGESVSALFDAPRNE from the coding sequence GTGCGTGACATCGCCGTGTTCAGCGGTAGTGCCCATCCCGAGCTCGCGGCCGAGCTCTGCGCGCACCTCGGTGTGCCCCTCAGTCCGACCCGGGTCAGCCGGTTCGCCAATGACTGCCTGGAGGTGCAGCTCCAGGCCAACTGCCGCGAGCGTGATGTCTTCCTGGTGCAGCCGCTGGTCACTCCGGTGCAGGAGCATCTCGTCGAGCTGCTGATGATGTGCGACGCGGCGCGCGGCGCCTCCGCCGGGCGGATCACCGTGGTCATGCCCCACTATTCGTACGCCCGTTCGGATAAGAAGGACATGCCGCGGATCTCCATGGGCGGCCGGCTCGTGGCGGATCTGCTGGTGGCGGCCGGTGCGAGCAGGGTCCTGGCGATGACCCTGCACTCCCCGCAGGTGCACGGCTTCTTCTCGGTGCCGGTCGACCATCTGCACGCCCTGCGGGAACTGGCCGCGCACTTCCGGAGCAACGACCTGTCGCGTACCACGGTGGTCTCGCCCGATCTCGGCAACGCCAAGGAGGCCGCCGCGTTCGCGCGGCTGATCGGGGCCCAGGTGGCCGCCGGTGCCAAGCAGCGGTTCGCCGACGACCGGGTGAGCATCAGCTCCGTCATCGGTGAGATCTCCGGACGCGATGTCATCGTGCTGGACGACGAGATCGCCAAGGGCAGCACGGTCCTCGAACTCCTGGAGCGGCTGCGCGAGTTGGGGCCGAGGTCGATCCGGGTCGCCTGTACCCACGGACTGTTCGCGGCGGGTGCGCTCAAGCGGCTCAGCGAGCAGCCCGACGTACTGGAGATCGTCTGCACGAACACCGTGCCGATACCGGCGGAGGAGTACACCGAGAAGCTGAGCGTGCTGTCCATCGCCCCGGCGCTCGCCGAGGCGGTGCGGCGCATTCACAACGGTGAGTCCGTCAGCGCCCTGTTCGACGCGCCACGGAACGAATAG
- a CDS encoding DUF4230 domain-containing protein yields the protein MTTSIKRMPGWAKVVCAFVLVLVVLFAGLRLAVLPGLRDVFGTETRDNSGPALLKSIQDMSRYDAASGNFQVVVDLEKDAKYLPDAIRGTRTLYVGAGTVDAYVDLGHLGQKDVTVNADRTSATLRLPHAALGKPALDPDHSYAVSKQRGLLDRIGDIFSDNPNDERSVQRLAAKHIGKAARDSRLTARAEANTTGMLEGLLRSLGFKEVTVTYGG from the coding sequence ATGACGACGTCCATCAAACGCATGCCCGGCTGGGCGAAGGTGGTCTGCGCCTTCGTGCTGGTGCTCGTGGTGCTCTTCGCCGGGCTGCGGCTGGCCGTTCTGCCGGGGCTGCGCGATGTGTTCGGCACGGAGACCCGCGACAATTCGGGCCCCGCACTCCTCAAGTCCATTCAGGACATGAGCCGTTACGACGCCGCGTCGGGCAACTTCCAGGTGGTCGTGGACCTGGAGAAGGACGCGAAGTACCTGCCCGACGCGATCCGCGGCACCCGCACGCTGTACGTGGGGGCGGGCACGGTCGACGCCTATGTCGATCTCGGGCACCTCGGCCAGAAGGACGTGACGGTCAACGCGGACCGCACGTCGGCCACGCTCCGTCTGCCGCACGCGGCGCTGGGCAAGCCCGCTCTCGACCCCGACCACTCCTACGCCGTCTCGAAGCAGCGCGGTCTCCTCGACCGGATCGGCGACATCTTCTCGGACAACCCGAACGACGAACGGTCCGTGCAACGGCTCGCTGCCAAGCACATCGGCAAGGCGGCACGGGACAGCCGACTCACCGCGCGGGCCGAGGCGAACACCACCGGCATGCTCGAAGGCCTGTTGCGTTCACTCGGCTTCAAGGAGGTGACGGTCACCTACGGCGGCTGA
- a CDS encoding VanZ family protein, producing the protein MVRTALRARAAKAGRRKPAPKSGSDRGKSASKAERSKPASKNERGKTATSRWIFGRGTPPPAPTPAPETRSLALPLRLLAMLIAFAAMVAFAVALARLTLEPSPASTALIHNNLHPGRSLKAYLDQPELRDAVKQIGGNIVLGVPFGVLLPVVFPKTRGMLRVLALTAAVMLLVELVQGALITGRSFDIDDVILNTTGALVGYLLLGRRLGRAVHPRKRLRA; encoded by the coding sequence ATGGTCCGCACCGCGTTGCGCGCACGTGCAGCGAAGGCCGGTCGCCGGAAACCGGCGCCGAAGTCGGGATCGGACCGCGGAAAGTCCGCGTCGAAGGCCGAACGGAGCAAGCCGGCGTCGAAGAACGAGCGGGGGAAGACGGCGACGTCGCGGTGGATCTTCGGGCGCGGGACGCCACCGCCCGCGCCGACGCCGGCGCCGGAGACCAGGTCCCTCGCCCTGCCGTTGCGGCTACTGGCCATGCTGATCGCCTTCGCCGCCATGGTGGCCTTCGCGGTGGCGCTGGCCCGGCTGACGCTGGAGCCCTCACCGGCGTCGACAGCCCTGATCCACAACAATCTTCACCCCGGGCGCTCCCTGAAGGCCTACCTCGACCAGCCGGAGCTGCGCGACGCCGTCAAACAGATCGGCGGGAACATCGTGCTCGGCGTGCCCTTCGGCGTGCTGCTGCCGGTGGTGTTCCCGAAGACCCGCGGCATGCTGCGCGTCCTCGCGCTCACCGCCGCGGTGATGCTCCTGGTCGAGCTCGTCCAGGGAGCCCTCATCACCGGACGCTCCTTCGACATCGACGACGTCATCCTCAACACGACCGGGGCGCTGGTGGGTTACCTGCTCCTGGGACGACGGCTCGGCCGGGCGGTGCACCCCCGGAAACGTCTTCGCGCCTGA
- a CDS encoding ricin-type beta-trefoil lectin domain protein — protein MDSSRLLRRCLFAALSATLVASASAVVAPAHAGPAAATASVTFDDTFDGPAGSAADSSKWQMETGDNVNNHEREYYTSGNKNAALDGQGHLVITARKENPANYQCWYGTCQYTSARMNTSGKFTTAYGHVEARMKIPRGQGMWPAFWMLGGDIGQVGWPNSGEIDVMENVGFEPSTVHGTIHGPGYSGSAGIGAGYSLPNGQAFADAFHTFAVDWAPNSITWSVDGTVYERRTPADVGGNTWVFNKPFFLILNLAVGGYWPGDPDGSTAFPQQLVVDEVKVTTSDSAGGTSGPIKGLAGKCADVAAANSANGTPVQLYDCNGTGAQQWTVSSDGTIRALGKCLDVTGNGRADGTTVQLWDCNGGPNQKWTVTAAHDIVNPQADKCLDVTGNNSANGTRLQIWTCSGGANQKWTVG, from the coding sequence ATGGACTCCTCGCGCCTGCTCCGAAGATGTCTCTTCGCCGCGCTGTCCGCCACGCTCGTCGCCTCCGCCTCGGCCGTCGTCGCTCCCGCTCACGCGGGTCCGGCGGCGGCCACCGCGTCCGTGACGTTCGACGACACCTTCGACGGGCCCGCCGGTTCGGCCGCCGACTCCTCCAAGTGGCAGATGGAGACCGGCGACAACGTCAACAACCACGAGCGGGAGTACTACACGTCGGGCAACAAGAACGCCGCGCTCGACGGACAGGGCCATCTGGTGATCACGGCCCGCAAGGAGAATCCGGCCAACTACCAGTGCTGGTACGGCACATGCCAGTACACCTCGGCCCGGATGAACACCTCCGGGAAGTTCACCACGGCGTACGGCCATGTCGAGGCCCGGATGAAGATCCCGCGCGGGCAGGGCATGTGGCCGGCGTTCTGGATGCTCGGCGGCGACATCGGGCAGGTCGGCTGGCCGAACTCCGGTGAGATCGACGTCATGGAGAACGTCGGCTTCGAGCCGTCCACCGTGCACGGCACGATCCATGGCCCCGGCTACTCCGGGTCCGCCGGTATCGGCGCCGGGTACTCCCTGCCGAACGGCCAGGCCTTCGCGGACGCCTTCCACACCTTCGCGGTCGACTGGGCACCGAACTCGATCACCTGGTCGGTGGACGGCACGGTCTACGAGCGGCGGACGCCCGCCGATGTGGGCGGCAACACCTGGGTGTTCAACAAGCCGTTCTTCCTGATCCTGAACCTCGCGGTCGGCGGATACTGGCCCGGTGACCCCGACGGCTCCACCGCCTTCCCGCAGCAACTCGTCGTCGACGAGGTCAAGGTGACGACGAGCGACAGTGCGGGCGGCACCAGCGGTCCGATCAAGGGCCTCGCGGGCAAGTGCGCGGACGTCGCCGCCGCCAACTCGGCCAACGGCACCCCCGTACAGCTCTACGACTGCAACGGGACCGGCGCCCAGCAGTGGACCGTGTCCTCGGACGGCACGATCCGCGCGCTCGGCAAGTGCCTGGACGTCACCGGCAACGGTAGGGCGGACGGCACGACGGTCCAACTGTGGGACTGCAACGGCGGACCCAACCAGAAATGGACCGTCACCGCGGCTCACGACATCGTGAACCCGCAGGCCGACAAGTGTCTCGACGTCACCGGCAACAACTCGGCCAACGGCACACGACTGCAGATCTGGACGTGTTCCGGCGGAGCCAACCAGAAGTGGACGGTGGGCTGA